The Panicum hallii strain FIL2 chromosome 5, PHallii_v3.1, whole genome shotgun sequence genome contains the following window.
TCTACGAGATATTGGAGAAGCCGGCGAGCAGCAGCGTCATCGGCATCTGCTCCCTGatctggtggttcatccagaaGCGGGGCATCGGGTACGGGGACGTCGGCCTGAGCTACGAGGCCGCCGTGGACGGCGGGCAGTACTGGCGGATCATCACCTCCGCCTTCTCGCACATCAGCGTGGTGCACCTGGTGTTCAACATGAGCGCGCTGTGGAGCCTCGGCGTCGTCGAGCAGCTGGGGCAGATCGGGCTCGGCGTCGAGTACTACCTGCACTACACGCTCGTGCTCGTCGTGCTGTCCGGGTTGCTGGTCCTCGGCTTCTACCACATGATGATTCAGAGGTTCAAGGTGGAGTACTTCAGGAGGGTGACTGCTGTTGGGTACTCCTGCGTTGTGTTTGGCTGGATGACAATTCTGGCTGCCAAGCAGCCATCATCGAAGCTGAACATCTTCGGGGTTCTGTCGCTGCCGATCAGCTTTGCGCCATTCGAGTCGCTGATATTCACATCAATCATGGTACCGCAGGCTAGCTTCATTGGCCACTTGTCGGGGATCATTGTCGGGTACTCAATTGCCTGGGGTCTGATTCATGGGATGAATAACTACTGGGCAATCACCATGCTCGGCTGGATTGCGCTTGTATTTGTCTTGAGCTTGAAGCGTACAGGTTCTATGGAGTTGAGTTTTATTGAGATCGAACCAGTGACAGACCCGTCACTGCCTTCTGTTGGTGTGGTTGCCACCAGAAATGGTAGAACTCTGC
Protein-coding sequences here:
- the LOC112893012 gene encoding RHOMBOID-like protein 13, with the protein product MGKPLIYEILEKPASSSVIGICSLIWWFIQKRGIGYGDVGLSYEAAVDGGQYWRIITSAFSHISVVHLVFNMSALWSLGVVEQLGQIGLGVEYYLHYTLVLVVLSGLLVLGFYHMMIQRFKVEYFRRVTAVGYSCVVFGWMTILAAKQPSSKLNIFGVLSLPISFAPFESLIFTSIMVPQASFIGHLSGIIVGYSIAWGLIHGMNNYWAITMLGWIALVFVLSLKRTGSMELSFIEIEPVTDPSLPSVGVVATRNGRTLQMDVLPARRVADIV